A window of the Syntrophothermus lipocalidus DSM 12680 genome harbors these coding sequences:
- a CDS encoding 7-carboxy-7-deazaguanine synthase QueE: protein MKAYLSEITESIQGEGTLAGSRQIFLRFCGCNLRCPYCDTVGSLSKTPSCKIFLKPGSKNDFREYANPLSISDVVKATANFDTRWVSLTGGEPLLWADYLKRLAPILVSKGYRMLLETNGTLVENLVDILEFTAVISMDFKLPSAIGIDLFPVHKRFLELAACRPVYVKVVVTPSTEPWEIGEVARIIAGVDATIPLVLQPVSLVTSQVAVQAEKLFDLQLDALKHLEDVRVIPQIHKYLRVT, encoded by the coding sequence GTGAAAGCCTATTTGTCAGAGATTACGGAGAGCATACAGGGAGAAGGCACCCTGGCCGGAAGCAGGCAGATATTTTTAAGGTTTTGCGGGTGTAATCTTAGATGTCCGTATTGTGATACTGTGGGGAGCTTATCTAAAACCCCATCTTGCAAGATTTTTTTGAAGCCGGGCTCGAAAAACGATTTTCGTGAGTATGCCAATCCTCTTTCAATTTCTGATGTTGTGAAGGCTACTGCGAACTTTGATACCCGGTGGGTTAGTCTCACCGGGGGAGAACCCTTGCTTTGGGCCGATTATTTAAAAAGGTTAGCTCCTATATTGGTGAGCAAGGGTTACAGGATGCTACTGGAAACAAATGGCACCCTGGTCGAAAACCTGGTCGATATCCTTGAATTCACCGCTGTCATAAGTATGGATTTCAAATTGCCCAGTGCGATTGGCATCGATCTGTTCCCGGTTCACAAGCGTTTCTTGGAGCTTGCTGCTTGCCGCCCGGTTTACGTCAAGGTTGTAGTGACTCCTTCAACCGAACCTTGGGAGATAGGAGAAGTTGCCCGGATAATTGCCGGAGTTGACGCCACTATACCTTTGGTCTTGCAGCCAGTCAGCTTGGTCACCAGCCAGGTAGCTGTACAAGCTGAGAAGTTGTTTGACCTGCAGCTCGATGCTTTAAAGCACCTAGAGGACGTGAGGGTTATTCCTCAAATACATAAGTATTTAAGGGTTACCTGA
- a CDS encoding DUF366 family protein, whose product METRFIEERIKYDGSQLSPHWIYRNFSILGDAVVSFTGECRVELSHMVDLVDVKSGQWIYSPLMLHFIVEKFDTDLERAVLRQRMLITIIKEWLEERLTSRVIRRGDDLFVGEGKLSVSIATVSLASTLIHVGLNIDTEGTPVKTVGLKDLGIIDARQMAQDVMSRFREEMMGIYLARCKVRGVGL is encoded by the coding sequence ATGGAGACGAGGTTTATCGAAGAGAGGATTAAATACGATGGGAGCCAGTTGTCACCACACTGGATTTATCGGAATTTCTCTATTCTGGGCGATGCTGTTGTGAGCTTTACTGGGGAGTGCCGGGTGGAGTTGTCGCATATGGTGGATCTGGTCGATGTGAAGTCGGGCCAGTGGATATACAGTCCTCTTATGCTGCATTTCATCGTCGAAAAATTTGATACGGATCTGGAAAGAGCGGTTTTGCGGCAGAGAATGCTGATAACTATAATCAAAGAGTGGTTGGAAGAGAGGCTTACGTCAAGGGTGATACGGCGAGGCGATGATCTTTTTGTGGGGGAAGGCAAGTTGTCGGTTTCAATCGCTACTGTCTCGCTGGCTTCCACTCTCATTCATGTCGGCCTAAACATTGATACCGAGGGTACCCCGGTTAAAACCGTGGGCTTGAAAGATCTTGGTATAATAGATGCTAGGCAGATGGCCCAAGACGTGATGAGCCGGTTTAGGGAAGAGATGATGGGGATTTATCTTGCAAGATGTAAAGTGAGAGGAGTCGGGCTGTGA
- the queC gene encoding 7-cyano-7-deazaguanine synthase QueC, with protein MMKAITLLSGGLDSTLCTVLALRDMEVILALTVDYGQKARTREVESAGRIAAFYNIPHRVVEAGFLRTFASGLTRAERSTRSSREVWVPNRNGLFINIAACYAEEMGAEAVLVGFNREEAVDFPDNSPDFVSAVNRSLSYSTRNQVRVISYTMEMDKTEMLREAIRLGIPLHYTWSCYEDGPSPCGVCASCRLLAKARENLDLRATDEHRPGTQLKP; from the coding sequence ATGATGAAGGCAATTACTCTTCTTTCTGGCGGTTTAGATTCTACCTTGTGTACGGTTTTGGCTTTAAGGGATATGGAGGTTATTTTAGCACTGACCGTGGATTACGGGCAAAAAGCGAGGACTCGGGAGGTCGAATCTGCCGGTCGTATAGCGGCTTTCTACAACATACCCCACAGGGTGGTCGAAGCGGGATTCTTGCGAACTTTTGCTTCCGGGCTGACCCGAGCGGAAAGGTCCACGAGGAGCAGCCGTGAAGTATGGGTTCCCAACCGCAACGGCCTTTTTATCAATATCGCCGCCTGCTATGCGGAGGAAATGGGAGCCGAAGCCGTACTGGTCGGTTTTAACCGTGAGGAAGCGGTTGATTTTCCCGACAACAGCCCGGATTTCGTGTCTGCGGTCAATCGTAGCCTTTCTTACTCGACCCGCAATCAGGTTCGGGTCATCTCTTATACCATGGAAATGGACAAGACCGAGATGTTAAGAGAAGCCATCCGTCTCGGCATACCCCTCCATTACACCTGGAGTTGTTACGAGGACGGGCCAAGTCCTTGCGGGGTTTGTGCTTCGTGCCGCTTGCTGGCTAAGGCTAGGGAGAATCTCGATTTAAGAGCCACAGATGAACACAGACCCGGCACTCAGCTCAAGCCTTGA